Proteins encoded by one window of Candidatus Pelagibacter giovannonii:
- a CDS encoding ABC transporter ATP-binding protein: MEQKNILSIKNLKKIYSNKQARDNLALNDLNLDVKEGEIFGLLGPNGAGKTTFINILAGTVVKTAGQVNVWGFDLDKNPRQVRASVGIVPQEVNLDPFFSPRKLLELQAGLYGIKEKDRITDTILKLVSLEKQADSYARSLSGGMKRRLLVAKALVHQPPIVILDEPTAGVDVELRQNLWKNVKLLNELGVTIILTTHYLEEAEKMCGRIAILNKGNIVALDSTKNLLNRIQTKKVTFKTDTKININDDDLESLKIVSHIDNEVCVSYEKSKINIDELINLIKKNNVKIIDISTDDGDLEDVFLRLIKN, translated from the coding sequence ATGGAGCAAAAAAATATACTTTCTATTAAAAACTTAAAAAAAATTTATTCAAATAAACAGGCTAGGGACAACCTTGCATTAAATGATTTAAACTTGGACGTGAAAGAAGGAGAAATTTTTGGGCTTCTTGGTCCCAATGGTGCTGGGAAGACGACATTTATAAACATTTTAGCTGGAACAGTGGTAAAAACAGCTGGACAAGTAAATGTCTGGGGTTTTGACTTAGATAAAAATCCAAGACAAGTTAGAGCTTCGGTTGGAATAGTTCCACAAGAAGTAAATCTTGATCCATTTTTTAGCCCAAGAAAATTATTAGAATTACAGGCTGGTCTCTATGGAATTAAAGAAAAAGATAGAATTACAGATACGATACTAAAATTGGTATCCCTAGAAAAACAAGCTGACAGCTATGCTAGAAGTTTATCTGGTGGAATGAAAAGAAGATTACTAGTGGCTAAAGCTCTAGTTCATCAACCACCAATAGTTATTTTAGATGAGCCCACGGCTGGCGTTGATGTTGAGTTAAGACAAAATTTATGGAAAAATGTAAAATTACTCAATGAACTTGGTGTAACCATCATTCTAACAACTCATTATCTTGAGGAGGCTGAGAAAATGTGTGGAAGAATAGCTATATTAAATAAAGGAAATATTGTTGCTCTAGACAGCACTAAGAATTTATTAAATAGAATTCAAACCAAAAAAGTAACTTTTAAAACTGACACAAAGATTAATATTAATGATGATGATCTAGAATCTTTAAAAATAGTTTCACACATAGATAATGAGGTTTGTGTTTCTTATGAAAAAAGTAAAATTAATATAGATGAATTAATTAATTTAATTAAGAAAAATAACGTCAAAATTATAGACATTTCAACTGATGATGGTGATTTAGAGGATGTTTTTTTAAGACTAATAAAAAACTAG